One window of the Carnobacterium maltaromaticum DSM 20342 genome contains the following:
- a CDS encoding helix-turn-helix domain-containing protein has protein sequence MRIEDFLEKKEGLQIAILKKLVLENGKISYEDLRNYLGISKASLESYLEELESYLSEYQGDCRVKSDGSKIELFVSNHFSIVTVYTDYVKRSLKFQLIDYAFKHQKFTAVKITNDLSISESSLFRKIKESNDLLKEFNIQIKNGSLHGEELQIRYFYFQLYWLVTPNEKFQETVLPAQIHNLINGFEKELDIKISDFSRIRVHLWFAISKKRANISEKIYKNSQKKLKLYENDRLYKQVRQLILLYFSRYSIEVGEEESMLHFIFLTTQSILSEKDFINYDLIRSRRTPTALVDTLLRETVLHYYLPVKPSLALERKISYYLSQINGTLYFFEGALEIYDREDFLAQESKVWRKNLKNLSEELLTTALANFNQKATSLNTLQGLTLLEYSSVLSIVDFKISKELHIGIDLNLMEMHTEILTQMLELNLKNVTGITVEEYKKQRNYDLVITNNLAFSEYPKGTEIYVTSDFFSSYDLKQIKSRINELKI, from the coding sequence ATGAGGATTGAGGATTTTTTAGAGAAAAAAGAAGGATTACAAATTGCTATTTTGAAAAAATTAGTTCTGGAGAATGGCAAGATTTCTTATGAGGATCTACGTAACTATTTAGGAATTTCGAAAGCATCATTAGAGAGTTATTTGGAAGAATTAGAGTCGTATTTGTCTGAATATCAAGGCGATTGTCGTGTGAAATCAGATGGTTCTAAAATTGAACTATTTGTGAGCAATCATTTTTCTATCGTGACGGTCTATACTGATTATGTAAAACGATCACTTAAATTCCAATTAATAGATTATGCTTTTAAACATCAAAAATTTACGGCTGTTAAAATTACCAATGATTTATCGATTAGTGAATCTTCTTTGTTTCGAAAAATAAAAGAGAGCAATGACCTACTTAAAGAATTCAATATTCAAATCAAGAATGGAAGCCTTCATGGAGAGGAATTGCAAATACGTTATTTTTATTTCCAGCTGTATTGGCTCGTGACACCTAATGAAAAATTTCAAGAAACGGTATTACCTGCCCAAATCCATAATTTAATCAATGGCTTTGAAAAAGAATTAGACATAAAAATTAGTGATTTTAGCCGAATTAGAGTTCATTTGTGGTTTGCAATTAGTAAAAAACGAGCGAATATATCTGAAAAAATCTATAAAAATAGTCAGAAAAAATTAAAGCTTTATGAAAATGATCGGCTTTATAAGCAAGTAAGACAGTTGATTTTACTTTACTTTAGTCGTTATTCTATTGAAGTGGGAGAAGAAGAGAGCATGCTCCATTTTATCTTTTTAACAACCCAATCAATTTTATCTGAGAAGGATTTTATTAATTATGATTTAATTCGGAGTCGTCGAACTCCGACGGCTTTAGTCGATACACTTTTGAGAGAGACGGTGCTCCACTACTATTTACCCGTTAAGCCTAGTCTCGCATTGGAAAGAAAAATTAGTTATTATCTCTCGCAAATTAATGGTACTTTGTATTTTTTTGAGGGAGCACTTGAAATTTATGACCGAGAAGATTTTTTGGCGCAAGAAAGTAAAGTTTGGAGAAAAAATTTAAAAAACCTGTCGGAAGAGTTATTAACGACAGCTTTGGCTAATTTCAATCAGAAAGCCACCAGTTTGAATACACTACAGGGATTGACGTTACTAGAATACTCCAGTGTGCTATCAATTGTGGATTTTAAGATCTCAAAAGAATTGCATATTGGCATTGATTTAAATTTAATGGAGATGCACACGGAGATTTTAACACAGATGCTAGAATTGAATTTAAAAAATGTAACGGGGATTACGGTAGAAGAATATAAAAAACAACGTAATTATGATTTAGTAATTACAAATAATTTAGCTTTTTCGGAGTATCCGAAAGGGACAGAAATTTATGTCACCTCGGACTTCTTTTCTAGTTATGATTTGAAGCAAATCAAGTCTCGAATTAATGAGTTGAAAATCTGA
- a CDS encoding FAD-dependent oxidoreductase produces the protein MKIVIVGGSFAGVTAAVTARKKFPKAEIVLLEKKNTIGFIPSALHLILNGEIESLQQAYFISEAEIEEHNIHLILAAEVKKMDIENQIISYENQNILKNIAYDKLILATGSTQNSYRIKGIDSERILKYKSIEKAQEALALVNENQTFTIVGGGQVGVEMADCLVRQNKKVQLIESMSGILVKYFDQEMLAPLLLEMKNKGVISYFNETVQEIKEIENRVILTTNNQEIESECAVFALSVKPNLPYLDPTIRCHEDGSIFVDEYLKTSVENIFAIGDCIQIPSSLSSETFYVSLTNNAVRAGVVVVDNLVEPQTVFIGSARTIGTKVFDYFIASTGMTEAESIFFDEEISTTYVTQSSSLFNQEPIKGKLLYNKATRKILGAQFISKSNILEKINTLSLGIQMGITVEELAQKDYYFHPAWSPVYDVTNQLGLMKD, from the coding sequence ATGAAAATCGTTATTGTCGGTGGTTCTTTTGCTGGAGTGACAGCAGCTGTAACAGCGCGAAAAAAATTCCCAAAAGCAGAAATTGTGTTACTTGAAAAGAAAAATACTATTGGATTCATCCCTAGTGCGCTCCATTTGATTTTAAATGGCGAGATTGAAAGTCTTCAACAGGCCTACTTTATTTCTGAGGCAGAAATCGAGGAACATAATATTCACTTGATTCTAGCTGCAGAAGTTAAAAAAATGGATATAGAAAATCAAATAATTAGTTATGAGAACCAAAATATACTTAAAAATATAGCCTATGATAAATTGATTTTAGCAACAGGCTCTACTCAAAATTCTTATCGAATTAAAGGAATTGATTCCGAAAGAATTTTGAAATATAAATCAATAGAAAAAGCCCAAGAAGCACTAGCTTTAGTTAACGAAAATCAGACATTTACAATTGTTGGTGGTGGACAAGTCGGTGTTGAAATGGCAGATTGCCTAGTCAGACAAAATAAGAAAGTTCAGTTAATTGAAAGTATGAGCGGAATTTTAGTGAAATATTTTGATCAAGAAATGTTAGCTCCCTTACTGCTGGAAATGAAAAATAAAGGGGTTATTTCTTACTTTAATGAAACCGTCCAAGAGATTAAAGAAATAGAAAATCGTGTTATATTGACTACGAATAATCAGGAAATAGAAAGCGAGTGTGCGGTTTTTGCACTAAGTGTGAAACCTAATCTTCCTTATTTAGATCCAACAATCCGATGTCATGAAGATGGCAGCATTTTTGTGGATGAGTATTTGAAAACTTCGGTGGAAAATATTTTTGCTATTGGGGATTGCATCCAAATTCCTTCAAGTTTATCAAGTGAAACTTTTTATGTATCGTTGACGAATAATGCTGTGCGAGCGGGGGTTGTGGTAGTTGATAATTTAGTAGAGCCTCAAACTGTTTTTATTGGCAGTGCTCGAACAATTGGGACTAAAGTTTTTGATTATTTTATAGCTAGTACTGGAATGACCGAGGCGGAAAGTATTTTCTTTGATGAAGAAATTTCAACAACATATGTGACTCAATCAAGTTCTCTATTTAATCAAGAGCCCATCAAAGGGAAATTACTTTATAATAAAGCGACTCGAAAAATATTAGGTGCACAATTCATTTCTAAATCAAATATTTTAGAAAAAATTAACACGCTATCCTTGGGAATTCAGATGGGGATTACTGTCGAAGAACTTGCTCAAAAAGATTATTATTTTCATCCGGCTTGGAGTCCGGTGTATGATGTAACGAATCAGCTAGGCTTAATGAAAGATTAG
- the hpt gene encoding hypoxanthine phosphoribosyltransferase, with product MIQNDILKVLYSKEELAQRTTELGKELTEDYRNKKPLLVGILKGAIFFTTDLAKAMDINVEIDFMDVSSYGNSTISSGEVKIIKDLSASAADRDIIIVEDIIDSGRTLEYLVSLFKRRGANTVKLVTLLDKPEGRVVDIKADYVGFLVPNEFVVGYGIDFAERYRNLPYVAVLKPEMYQ from the coding sequence ATGATACAAAATGATATTCTAAAGGTTCTTTATTCAAAGGAAGAACTAGCTCAAAGAACGACTGAACTTGGTAAAGAATTAACTGAGGATTATCGCAATAAAAAACCTTTATTGGTTGGCATTTTAAAAGGAGCTATCTTTTTTACGACGGATTTAGCTAAAGCAATGGATATTAATGTAGAAATTGACTTTATGGATGTGTCGAGTTATGGCAATTCAACTATTTCATCAGGAGAAGTCAAAATTATTAAAGATTTAAGTGCAAGTGCAGCCGATCGTGATATTATTATTGTTGAAGATATCATTGATAGTGGTCGAACTTTAGAGTACCTAGTGAGTTTATTTAAGCGACGTGGAGCCAATACGGTTAAACTTGTTACGTTGTTAGATAAACCAGAAGGACGAGTTGTCGACATCAAAGCTGATTATGTAGGTTTTTTAGTTCCCAATGAATTTGTTGTTGGGTACGGAATTGATTTTGCGGAACGCTACCGTAATTTACCTTATGTAGCTGTTTTAAAACCAGAAATGTATCAATAG